The Haematobia irritans isolate KBUSLIRL chromosome 1, ASM5000362v1, whole genome shotgun sequence DNA segment TAACTTTTGCTCGTTGAGGTTTTGGAGGTGGTGTGGCATCCATGGTTTCATTGAATGCCTCTCTGCTTTCATCTTCGCGGAGTGTGATGAAATCTTCATCATACTCATCATCATCGAGTTCTCCAATTTGTTTTAGTTGCTTTTTAGctgcataaattttcttttgtatctCAGCCAACTCCGCCAAATCTTTTTCTCGGTTTCCTGATATAACATGTGTGTCTTTTGTGGTTTTTGGAGCATTAGATCCAGTTGTGGATGATATCTCCGATATAGTGGGTATATCAAAGTCTTGTGTTTCATTGGCTTTCTCGGAAGACGTATCTTCATTTTCCTCAACAGCTGCCTTCATCTTACCTTTTTTGATATTCTGTGCAATGTCTGCTGTGGCACTTATATTTTGCTTAGCTTTTTCTAATAACTCCTCGGCAAACATGTCCCTGAGAGAGCTGGGAGTTTTACCAGCCCCATGTTTGTCTGGGCTACCATCCCTTAACTTTTTACTAGGTATTTTatcctttttcaattgtttcttATCCTTTTTGTTGGAAGTCGCCGATGATTGCGTTGAGTCCTCTTTTTGAGATGATTTACGTTTTTTCGATGAAGAGGAAGAAGCTGATGGGCAAAATTTATGCATTACCTAGAATATAAAATGTAGGTCATCTTGTCTTACCAATAGCGGGCAGTGTAACTTCTTGTAATTTTTGTAACACTTCGTGTAGCCAAGTGACAAAAAGCTCCGTCTGGGTACCCAAAAATAAGTTTAGGTCTGAAATCATTTGCTGCTTGCTTCGCTTATTAGCTACCATTATCATCACATAATCTGGAAGCTCATCATCTATATATCCTGCCGACCCCAATTCTTGGAGTTTTGCCTTGACGGCACTCTGGAAAAAAGATGAAGGAAAAAGTTATGCAAAGTTACCATTAAAAATTACCATCCCCCGTTTTCGATCGATATTTCTACTTTTCAAGGCTTCTTACTCTCATCTTCTGGCCAATTTCGTTGCCGTAGTTTTCCATGGCTGGCAAATATTAAATGTTTGCACAGCAGAGGCTACCAAAAATCAAACTTTCTCCTCGCACTTTATAAGAATCCAACCCAATTTCCAAGGGTCCTGATCAAATTCAAGGGTTCGATTCGatgaaagaacttccaaatgctACCCGTCTTGTGGTCTTCTTCTTACTACACGCCGTAGTCTCTTGTTTACTTGAACGCCGTTAATATATACGTTGTATGGTAAAATAAACTATACAACTATCTGATTTAACAAGATGTCTacatgcttcctcttttttccaATAGGCTCATGAGTTTAGGTCCATACATGTATGAGAGAGTTGGAAAAAAATGGGTATGATGTTACGAatctaaaaaagaaaagaaaatgaagaatTTTCACTTTGGTTAATAGGCCTGTTTCTGCACTCTTTTCATTCAACATTTATGCCAAAAGAAATTACTTCAAGTaaattatgtttatttttattttagtgtgTCTTTATTGGTAAGACATAATGACTAATatggtttatttataaatatttgatgATAAAAATGGTAATTTTAACGGCTAAACTGGAACTTAGTATCCACCTTAAGTCATCAAATCATTAAGAGATGTCTATTCTGCGTTaagttttgtacaatttttctgagaaaataggattttttactttacagttttaattttccctcttttaactttttatttgtcaattgttgttttttatctcTTTTTGTTCGTGTTTTGtctaaacgaaaaattttagtcacaaattattatatattattggtCCCCCGAACACAGCTATTTACACACATGATTGCTACGAATACCATTTTAAAGAGGAATTGGAGAAACTGTTGCAAAGAAACCTGCCAACAAGCCAAATAGATAACGAACGTGTGtgcaaagattataaaagaggaagatgggagcgatctataatctttggcccggaataactgatagtctgtaaagcgcataaaggttgagttacatgtcatgcgttaatccgtgcgtttcaaagagaaaattcaactcttcaatcaacggacgcattaacgcatggtatgtaactcaaccttaataactatgtttccagcactttttttcgtttttatttaaataaaatataataagctagttgcgcttggcgtttcaatatataaaatggctcttctaacaatagtgatggcaaaatactttcatgtacattttgtactttttgatatgcttcccccattacAGTCGGCGATTGTtgcgtgtcacttacgagtttgtggtagcgatgagtatgaaactttgaaatgctgccaGGGGAAGAATAGTACGTTCGATATAGTGAAATTTACCCTAAATTGTGGTTTATCAAGTGTTATATGTTGTCAGCCTAttaatcaaagacaataaacttgaggaagacaggaaattggcttgcgtcataccaaatgttgcatttaccatgttagttccatacatgtttgtaatttttgtatttatttttcgtttttattttttaaatgaaaaacttaattttcttaatgaaacaatgttaacaaaaaattacattttcccctttaaggtaagtccctgccagcatttcaaagttccatttcatcttcatcgctaccacagactcgtaaatgtcactacaaccatcctactgtgatggggggcagcatatcataaagtacaaaatgtacttcatacatgtattttaccatcactacttttacaaaagccattttattttttgtgaaacgccaagcgcaaccagcttgttatattttatttaaataaaaacgaaaataaagttctgaaaacatagattttacgcttaaaattgtgaaaggtatattggtgaacaatttttgattttccaaatggaataaagtgattgtttttaaaatattttacagacacgctgcctccatcgaataaaaacactggctgatagacgctgcaacatgtaactcgctacttgtaactctacatcatcattaatgcaaaaaattatgttaaatgtgatgtgatagtggtataaatgttatatttttaagaatttgtaaatgattaatcaaattaataaatatctaaacaaacgtgttttactcgaccacaatgattcttttaccactatcttaaaatgtgctttttctgattgtttggagggtctcttattggcgtcgttctaaattgatctataaaggcacctaataattgcactcatgcgaaacctttttgtagtaacttggcgtggtacaacttctcaatagtgacggcgcttttccgacgagtttttgatatcgtatatgattgttttcggcgtactggggattctcagaagcgcccccaaattcaaaaaatgttggcaggggtactatgttcgcttttcgcgttgaaattttcgtggttactttattaaaacagttcaatataaagcagacaaattaacaCAATTGTTTtgtagtttcttgttcctctagatttcggcaagactttacaggaataagtttgttttcatttataattttgattatttaaggaaaagtaatcgcgaaaataaagtggttttcaactcgaaaaccgaacataggaaatttatttcgtgcacttaatttatttttatttgcattttaatgctatgtcaatacttgtcgtatacgcgtttggttcgagtatgaaactaacacggtaaatggtttgatctcctcagtagccaatttcctatcttcctagagtttattgtctttgctatTAATTATGATGTCCCGAAAGGACAATAAGCGTCGAAAGGTGGTCGTAAATGGCTACAGAGTTTACtgttaaattttgagcaaagTAAAATCAAACAattgactcggcggcttcaaaaTCTATTTCTTTTCATTCGAAAAGAAAAGGGCTGGTTTTGCCTCGCATTAATTAGGTGAAGTCATAAATGGCAATGGGATCGATGAAATTGAACTTTGAATTTTTGGTAGGGAAAATGAATTGGTGTTTGCTGGACAATGTAAACCCCCTTCGATAACTTTGCTATCGAAGTAAATACTATCGATGGCGTCGACTGAACAACGTAATCGACTGGTGATTAATTAACAATCGATTACAGTCCATCAAGAAAATAGCAACCAACACGTGTGTTTTGCTGctaaaaattcgaatttggttgaaaatctCAATATTTTTTGGGATATTTCACCAAAATGCGTATTGAAACGTGTTATTTTTGCTCCAGCAAAATCTATCCTGGGCATGGAGTACAGTTCGTGAGAAACGACTGCAAGGTAAATTGTGAAGCATGATGGAATGTGGCCGAATGTTTATAAATTGCGTTGTATTtcagattttcaaattttgccgtGGAAAATGTCACAAGGCCTTCAAACGGAAGAAGAATCCACGTAAGGTACGCTGGACCAAAGCCCATCGTAAGGCGTCAGGCAAGGAGTTGTCCATTGATCCCAGTTTCGAGTTTGAGAAGCGTCGCAATGTGCCAGTCAAATACAACCGAGAAATGTGGCAAAAGACTTTGGATGCCATCAAAAAGGTTACCGAGATCAAAGAGCGGCGCCAAGGACAATTTGTTATGGAACGTTTACGCAAAGGTCGCGAGGTTGAAATTCAAATGGATGTTAAGGATGTCCAACGCAATATTTCACTTATTCGCTCTCCTGCTGCGGGTCTAAAGGAAAGACGTGCCAAGGAGGAAGCTGAAGAGGCTGCACTAATGGAACAAGATTTGCCCGAGGAGGAAATCACTTATGTCGATGCTCGCGAATTAGAGAAG contains these protein-coding regions:
- the RpL24-like gene encoding ribosomal protein L24-like, which encodes MRIETCYFCSSKIYPGHGVQFVRNDCKIFKFCRGKCHKAFKRKKNPRKVRWTKAHRKASGKELSIDPSFEFEKRRNVPVKYNREMWQKTLDAIKKVTEIKERRQGQFVMERLRKGREVEIQMDVKDVQRNISLIRSPAAGLKERRAKEEAEEAALMEQDLPEEEITYVDARELEKKLEEGVMDEDMEMMKV